A DNA window from Vigna angularis cultivar LongXiaoDou No.4 chromosome 1, ASM1680809v1, whole genome shotgun sequence contains the following coding sequences:
- the LOC108347154 gene encoding ras-related protein RHN1 isoform X2 — translation MGTGKTSLVLRFVKGQFSEYQESTIGAAFFTQVLSLNEATVKFDIWDTAGQERYHSLAPMYYRGAAAAIVVYDITSMDSFVRAKKWVREVQRQANSSLTMFLVANKADLEGDRKVSNEEGEEYARESGLSFLETSAKTAQNVNELFYEIAKRLVKANPSRQSGIKLHSRPTESRRRYFCCA, via the exons ATGGGAACAGGAAAGACAAGTTTGGTTCTTAGATTTGTCAAAGGTCAATTTTCCGAGTACCAG GAATCAACAATTGGAGCTGCATTTTTCACTCAGGTCTTGTCTTTAAACGAAGCCACtgtaaaatttgatatatgggACACAGCAGGGCAAGAACGATACCATAGTTTGGCTCCTATGTACTATCGAGGTGCTGCTGCAGCCATTGTTGTGTATGACATTACAAGCATG GATTCTTTTGTACGAGCAAAAAAATGGGTTCGAGAAGTGCAAAGACAAG CAAATTCAAGTTTGACAATGTTTTTGGTGGCTAACAAAGCTGATTTGGAGGGTGACAGAAAAGTTAGCAATGAG GAGGGTGAGGAATATGCCAGAGAAAGTGGCTTGTCTTTTCTTGAAACTTCAGCAAAAACAGCACAAAATGTGAACGAACTCTTCTATGAAATAG CTAAGAGATTGGTAAAAGCTAACCCTTCACGTCAAAGTGGAATCAAGCTGCATAGCAGACCTACAGAAAGTAGAAGAAGATACTTTTGCTGTGCTTAA
- the LOC108347154 gene encoding ras-related protein RHN1 isoform X1: MARKTGNKSLQAKLVLLGDMGTGKTSLVLRFVKGQFSEYQESTIGAAFFTQVLSLNEATVKFDIWDTAGQERYHSLAPMYYRGAAAAIVVYDITSMDSFVRAKKWVREVQRQANSSLTMFLVANKADLEGDRKVSNEEGEEYARESGLSFLETSAKTAQNVNELFYEIAKRLVKANPSRQSGIKLHSRPTESRRRYFCCA, encoded by the exons ATGGCCAGGAAGACAGGAAACAAGAGTTTACAAGCAAAACTG GTACTTCTTGGAGACATGGGAACAGGAAAGACAAGTTTGGTTCTTAGATTTGTCAAAGGTCAATTTTCCGAGTACCAG GAATCAACAATTGGAGCTGCATTTTTCACTCAGGTCTTGTCTTTAAACGAAGCCACtgtaaaatttgatatatgggACACAGCAGGGCAAGAACGATACCATAGTTTGGCTCCTATGTACTATCGAGGTGCTGCTGCAGCCATTGTTGTGTATGACATTACAAGCATG GATTCTTTTGTACGAGCAAAAAAATGGGTTCGAGAAGTGCAAAGACAAG CAAATTCAAGTTTGACAATGTTTTTGGTGGCTAACAAAGCTGATTTGGAGGGTGACAGAAAAGTTAGCAATGAG GAGGGTGAGGAATATGCCAGAGAAAGTGGCTTGTCTTTTCTTGAAACTTCAGCAAAAACAGCACAAAATGTGAACGAACTCTTCTATGAAATAG CTAAGAGATTGGTAAAAGCTAACCCTTCACGTCAAAGTGGAATCAAGCTGCATAGCAGACCTACAGAAAGTAGAAGAAGATACTTTTGCTGTGCTTAA